From the genome of Vibrio porteresiae DSM 19223, one region includes:
- a CDS encoding DUF2971 domain-containing protein: MSIIYHYSDLNGFTNIIKNKKLWLSATNNLNDYREVNWFVDKVYNRLKELVNEKNQKLLNKFWQLKSINSPMPYVCSFSKNGDLLSQWRAYADDGYGIAIGFNREFFDFKVDIPSPNALSKYSIGMSDVIYDVDAQEKEIENILSLILSSLKDQDNEDNYLISAVTVLNKLSYICKNDAFSEEDEVRIVHTPLITGDKEGLTYFMGNISDMQHRVSGQTLTSYFELDFSETKDVSPISEIILGPKCKVSQYDMDTFLSMNGFGKVKYKFSTASYR, encoded by the coding sequence TTGAGTATTATTTATCACTATAGTGATCTTAATGGGTTTACTAATATCATAAAAAATAAAAAACTTTGGCTTTCTGCTACAAATAATCTAAATGATTATAGAGAAGTGAATTGGTTTGTTGATAAGGTATACAATAGATTAAAAGAATTAGTTAATGAAAAAAATCAAAAATTGCTCAATAAATTTTGGCAATTAAAGTCAATTAATTCACCGATGCCATATGTCTGTAGCTTCTCCAAAAATGGTGATTTATTAAGTCAATGGAGAGCATATGCTGATGATGGTTATGGTATAGCAATCGGGTTTAATCGAGAGTTTTTCGATTTTAAAGTAGATATTCCCTCACCAAATGCATTAAGTAAATATTCAATTGGAATGAGTGATGTTATCTATGACGTTGATGCTCAAGAAAAAGAAATTGAAAACATCCTATCCTTAATATTATCTTCATTAAAGGATCAAGATAATGAAGATAATTATTTAATTAGTGCTGTTACTGTGTTAAATAAATTATCTTATATCTGTAAGAATGATGCATTTAGTGAAGAAGATGAAGTTAGAATTGTTCATACCCCATTAATAACAGGAGATAAGGAAGGTTTAACTTATTTTATGGGTAATATTTCAGATATGCAACATAGAGTGTCAGGTCAAACATTAACATCATATTTTGAATTGGATTTCTCGGAAACTAAAGATGTATCTCCAATATCTGAAATAATTTTGGGTCCTAAGTGTAAAGTTAGTCAATATGATATGGATACGTTTTTAAGTATGAATGGTTTTGGTAA
- a CDS encoding HEPN domain-containing protein, with protein sequence MQKHPFYSFRKNLYRADVIHDISADLKEHNCSQYDYKNTLLNQAYIIYMVASWQGYVENLVEFYFNFVAYDLDNPSIRKVMQNKLEKSKRGFNTPGANGINTIILEVFGLNKISDMFSVDKLGSKKTKKILDDLLTCRHEIAHEARCTSESLTNDRLVFYRSFLLKLAKNLDELLMDNLDGSLNGFIFPGQFANKLLKSDG encoded by the coding sequence ATGCAAAAACATCCATTTTATAGTTTTAGAAAAAATCTATATAGAGCTGATGTGATTCATGATATATCAGCAGATCTTAAGGAGCACAATTGCTCCCAATATGACTATAAAAACACGTTACTAAATCAGGCTTATATTATTTACATGGTTGCATCGTGGCAGGGTTATGTTGAAAATCTTGTAGAGTTTTATTTTAACTTTGTAGCCTATGATTTAGATAATCCATCAATTCGTAAAGTGATGCAGAATAAACTCGAAAAATCAAAAAGGGGCTTCAATACACCCGGTGCCAACGGTATCAATACAATTATATTAGAGGTTTTTGGTCTCAATAAAATATCGGATATGTTTTCAGTTGATAAGTTAGGTAGTAAGAAAACTAAAAAAATCCTCGATGACCTACTGACATGTCGACATGAAATTGCACACGAAGCTCGTTGTACATCAGAGTCACTAACTAATGATAGGTTGGTCTTCTATCGAAGCTTTCTTTTGAAATTGGCTAAAAACTTAGACGAGTTATTGATGGATAACTTAGATGGCTCTTTAAATGGGTTCATATTTCCTGGGCAGTTTGCTAACAAATTGCTTAAGAGTGACGGCTAA
- a CDS encoding ISAs1 family transposase, producing MTSLANPFMHFSALTDYRQTGKVTHKLSDIILLTVCGVLSGQDTWEGIVDFGEMRRDFLNHYGDFSAGIPSADTVARVVGLLNPKEFQSAFIDWMKDCHELTKGEVVAVDGKTVRGSYNKAKGNQAIHMVNVFATANGVCLAQSKVNEKTNEITEIPKLLEMLDIAGCLITIDAMGCQRKIAQKIVDKSADYLLAVKGNQGSLEQAFNEYYKPSMLVKFDGDSYSSQDKSHGRLETRCALVNKDLSVLGDLEYEWPELKCMGIMVNVRQESEHASEKEVSVRYYISSKKLSAEELHNASKSHWLVESMHWQLDVGFREDKCRIRVDDRAEELSRIRQACFNLLKQETSAKGGIQRKRMRCAMDENYLSKVLGSLE from the coding sequence ATGACCAGTTTAGCGAACCCATTTATGCATTTTTCAGCCTTAACCGATTACCGACAAACGGGGAAAGTCACCCACAAATTATCAGACATTATTTTGCTGACAGTTTGTGGTGTTTTATCGGGACAAGATACATGGGAAGGCATCGTTGATTTTGGTGAAATGAGACGAGATTTTCTCAATCATTATGGCGATTTTTCAGCGGGTATTCCGTCAGCAGATACAGTGGCAAGAGTGGTGGGTTTACTCAATCCGAAAGAGTTTCAATCTGCCTTTATTGATTGGATGAAAGACTGCCATGAACTCACGAAAGGTGAGGTTGTCGCGGTGGATGGAAAGACGGTGAGAGGGTCTTACAATAAAGCCAAAGGTAATCAAGCGATCCATATGGTTAACGTGTTTGCGACAGCGAATGGAGTTTGCTTGGCGCAATCAAAAGTGAATGAGAAAACCAACGAGATTACGGAGATACCTAAGCTACTGGAAATGTTAGATATTGCAGGTTGTTTAATCACAATTGATGCGATGGGTTGTCAACGAAAAATAGCTCAGAAAATCGTGGATAAAAGCGCCGATTACTTGCTGGCAGTAAAGGGAAATCAGGGCAGTTTAGAGCAGGCATTTAACGAGTACTACAAGCCTTCGATGTTGGTGAAGTTTGATGGAGATAGCTACTCAAGTCAGGATAAAAGCCATGGTCGTTTAGAGACGCGGTGTGCACTGGTGAATAAAGACTTGAGTGTACTAGGTGACCTTGAGTACGAATGGCCGGAATTGAAGTGCATGGGCATCATGGTGAACGTGAGACAAGAAAGCGAGCACGCTTCAGAGAAAGAGGTGTCGGTACGCTACTACATCAGCTCGAAAAAATTGAGTGCAGAAGAGCTGCATAATGCGAGTAAAAGTCATTGGTTAGTGGAGTCAATGCACTGGCAATTGGACGTGGGTTTTAGAGAAGATAAATGCCGCATCAGAGTGGATGATCGAGCTGAAGAATTATCGAGGATCCGACAGGCTTGTTTCAACTTATTGAAGCAAGAGACGAGTGCGAAAGGTGGCATCCAGCGCAAGAGAATGCGCTGCGCGATGGATGAAAATTACTTAAGTAAGGTTCTCGGAAGCCTTGAATGA